The Tautonia plasticadhaerens nucleotide sequence AGCAGCGCCGCGGCCACGCCGTGGCCCATCACGTCGCCGAGCACGACGATCAGGTCCCCCTGTGCCGTCTCGTCTAGCTCCAGGAAGTCGTAGTAGTCGCCCCCCGTCTCGTCGCAGTAGGTGCTGTGCCCGGCGATGTCGAGCCCGGTGATCGCCGGGGGCTCGGCAGGCAGCAGCTTCTGCTGGATCTCCATCGCCAGTGCCAGCGACTGCCGGATCTTGAGTCGGTCCTTCAGGTCGCCGGCCATCCGGTTCAGCTCGTCGGAGAGCTGGGCGAACTCCTTCGTCCCCGAGACGGCCACGTGGTGATCGAGGTCCCCGGAGCCGATCGCCCGGACCCCCTCCACCAGCCGCAACACCGGCCGGACCATCGCCTGCGACGCCACGATCCCCAGGCCGAGCGTGCTGAGCGCCACCAGCCCGCCGATCAGCCAGGCCCGCCGCCGGACGGCGTCGAGGGCGCCGGTCACCTCCGACTCGGGCACGACGACGACGGTCCTCCAGTCCAGTTCCCAGGGGTTCTGCAGCGGCTCGACCTCGACGCGGTACCTCTCGCCGTCGATCGGCATCCGGAATCCGAGATGCCGATCGACCTGGCCGAACGAGCCATATTGCGCCGAGACCCGCCCGTCGACGGCCCGGATGATCGGGTCGTCGGCCTCCGAGGCCGGCACGCGCCCCCCTTCGGGCCGGGCCACGGCCACGTCGGCCGAGGCGGCGATCAGGTTCCCGTCCGGCCCGACCAGGAACGACTGCCCCGTCTCGGACACCTCGACCGATCGCAGGAACGCCGACAGCCCCAGCAAGGCCAAGTCCGCCGAGAGCACGCCGATCAGCTCCCCGCCGTCGTCCCGGACGGGACGGCAGTAGGCGATGCCCAGGGTCGAGATCCCCCCGTCACGCCGGACCCAGGGATAGATCGCGCTCCAGGTCGGCCCCCCCGCCTCGACCGCCGCCTCGTACCAGGGCCGGGAGGTCGTGTCGAAAGCGTACGACCCGAGCCGCTCCCCCGGCTCGCCGGCCCCATCCAGCGTGTATTCGACGATCTCTCCCGAGGTCTGGTCGTCCTCGATGGCGAACTCCAGGCCGGCCTCCCCGGGGTAGCGGATCACCCACGTCGCGCGGCCGTCTGGGGTGCCGAATGCGAGCGAATCGACCATGGGGAAGGCGACCAGCATGTCGTGAAACGCCGGGCGCCACGAGCGGAGGTCGGCCGGGTCCAGCGTCCCCTCCTCCACCATCAGCTCGGCCTGCCGGGTCAGCTGGACGGCGATCGAGAGATCCCCGTCCAGCCGCTGCTCGACCCGCTCGGTGACCTGGTCGACCACCCTCCCGGCCAGCTCGTCGACCGATTTGCGGATCTCCCACTCGCTGACCAGTTGCAGCGCGACGATCACCGCGATCACCGGCACCACGAATAGCAACGGCCCGATGTACCGGATCGAGATGCGACGCACCGGCTCCCCCCCGCGATCATCCCCCTCGGCCGTCGTCGATCGAGCCCCGGCGACTCCCCTCCCGGGCGGCCGTCGCGGCCATTGTACGGCGTATTCGGAGCGAGATCATCGGACGACCTGGGCCGATGTCCGCCCGGGAACTTGCTTTTCTCGGGATAGCCCGAATCGAATCATGCGGTCTGATAAATCGCCGGCCGGTACCTCGGAGGAGGGATCGGCTTGCCCTCGTCCTTCGCGACTTCCAGCCAGGCCTCCTTCGCGACGAGGACCTGCGCCAGGGCCTCCTCGGGCGTCGTCCCGAACGCGGAACAATGGACGAGATCGGGATATCGGCAATATAACCGCCACCCTCATCACTTTTAAAAATATTTATGTGATAGTCGTTCATTCCGGATCGTCCAGGGTGAGGTTGTGTCGCTCGATGAGCCGGAGGAATTGCCGCACCTGATACGGCTTCGCCTCCCCACCGGCCTCCTGGAGGTTCACCAACTCGGGGATGTCGGGGTGCGAGAAGATGTGATGGCTCCCCGTGGTGCGAGCCAGCCGGAACCCGTCGGGTGGCCGGGGCAAAGTCCTCGTGCCCCGGCTCGGTGATCCTACGCCGTCCGGGGCACGAGGACTTTGCCCCGGCCACCCGCCCGCCCGCTTCTAATTCAAAGATTTTTTGATGGCACCCATGACGATCGCCAGGAAGATGGCCGCGACCCTGATGAGGATCATTGTCAGTGGATCGTTCACCGCCTGGCCGCAGGATCGACAATAGCCGCGGCGCAGCGAGACCTGGCGGCCGCAGTTGGCGCAGCACGGCAGCCCATTGCGGGTAACGATTCCCCGCCGCGGGGCCGACGGCCCTTCGATCACCGCGACCGCGGGCGACGGCCGACTGTGTAGCGACGGTCCGGGTATCGCCACCTGCCCCAGGATGCAGGCCCGGTCCTCGTCGCCAACCGTGCCCCTCGCGACCGCCCGCTCCAGGGCGGCGGCCACCGCCTCGGCCTGCGGCCCGACGTCCTCAGCCTCGCCCATCAGCCGGGTGACCACCGCGCCGAAGAAGCGCGTCGAGATTCGGACCGGGCTGGCGACGGCCGCGTAAACCGCGATCCGGTGGAGCACCGCCCGCTTGGTTGCGTCGTCCGCCTGCTCCAGGCGGGCGACCGGCGGGACGTTCCGGTTCAACCGGACCAGCTTCCGCTCTCCCCCGGCCTCCCAAACCGCCCTGACCGACCAGGGGCGTACCTTCATGGCTCCGAAGCTGATCTGCAAATCCATCACGGACCCGCCGGGCACGGGCGACGCCTCGGCCGGCCCCGCATCGTTCGCATCCTCGTTGCCTGCCCCGTTGCCACCCAGGGATTCCCAGGGAGGGTCGGTGTCGGCAGCGGCGGCGGGCTCGGCGGCGGCGATCTGGGTCGCTGCGACGTGCTCCATCAGCCCCCGGACTTTCCCCGCCGGGTGCCACCGCCTCCCGTCCCTGCGGACCTTCGTGACCGGCGTGATCTCGCCAAGCCGCACCAGCTCCGCAAACTGCCGAGGAGTGTAGGGGCCAACCTCCGTGTTATCACCATCGCGGTAAAACCAGGACGTGGCCATCGGACGCCTCCTCCCTATCCTCCCGGAGATTCGCCTGCCTGCGCCGGCTGACTGACCGGCGCATCGGCGATTTTACCCGAGTGGCATCTCCATGTGAGCAATCAATCCTGGCGTCCATTGTGTCGCCGCTTAGACGTCGGGTGGCATGGCCTCGAAGACGCTTGTCATTCCCCAAATCTCAGGTCCCGACCCAGACGGACCCCTTCGGCGAGCGTGCGGAGCCGCAGCATCCCGATCCAGAGCGTCTGCCAGCCCGGCATCCCATCCCGCTTGCGGTTCATGTGGCCGCCGAGCCGCCCCGCCGCCAGCACCACCTCGCGGACCGTCCCGATCGGTCGGCCCAGCTCGCGGCGCAGGACCTCCAGCTCCAGCTGATCCAGTCCCGACCGCTCGGCCGGCGCCTCGGGGTCCGACCGCAGCCGCTCCTTCAGCGCGATCAGCCGCCATGCCACCACGCCCATGATCGCCACCGCGGCGAAGAGCCGCCCGGCCGTCTCCAGCTGGAGCCGCTCGGCCCCCAGCCCGGTCTTCAACGCCTTGTGATACTCCTCGATGTTCCAGCCATAATGCCCTCCAAGAGCGCGATGGGGCGGCCCGGCTCGCCCTGAGCCGGGCCGCCCTCACTCTACCGTCCCGGGCGCGGCCTCGGTCTGGTCAGTTCGGCAAGCCGCCCCTTGTTCGCCCACGTCCGCGGCAGCCGGCGGAGCTCGCGCAGCCGCCGCAGCTCGGACCCGTCGGCCCAGATCACGTGGTGGCCCTGGGCGTCGCGATGCGCCGTCAACCACCCGACCCGCACCCATCGCCGCACCGTGTCTCGCGACACCCCCAGCCGACGCGCCAGCGACGACGGCCGGTATTCGTCGCGGCCGAGGCCGGCCGGGCTGCCGAAGGGCGTGCGGGCCAGCCCCAGGTGCCAGAGCAGCCGTTGCACCATCCCCCGCGTGAACCGCTCGGCCCGCTTCGGGGGACGGAACCCCTCGACGTTGAGCCGCTCGGCCATCGCCGCCGGGCTGAGCCGCTCGGCGCGCCATCCCCGCAGTCGCTCGACCAGTCGGGGGTAGTCGGCCAGGAGGTCGTACCGCTTCACCGGCCGGGACATGGCGTGCGACTCGGTCATGCCGCCGGACCAGTGGAGCGTCACATCGACCCGCTCGCTCGCCTTGTCCACGGTGACGGACACGTGGTCAATCAGGAGTCGGGCGATCCGCTGCCGCTCGGCGGGCGTCGTCGTCGTCGCCTGCCACACCGCCGGCAAGTCGCCGGCCAGCGACCGGATCGTCCGCTCGTCGTCCGGTGAGAGCCGACCGGGGGCCGACCCCCGCCACCGCTCGTGCTCGTCCTCGAGGCGCCGCTGCGCCCTCAACGCCTCCTCCCAGCGCCGCTCCAACTCGCGGCCGACCAGGCGATTCTCCGGCTCGCAGGCCTGGTACTGCCGGGCCGCGCGGTCGGCCTCGCAGCCGGCGCGTTCGAGGCGGAGCCGCCAGTGCCGGGCCAGCTCGGACCGCTCGCGCTCGACCTCGGCCACCGCCGCCAAGCTCGCCTCCAGCGCCGCCGGCTCCACCGCCGCCAGGACCCGGCCGGCGACCAGCCCGTCGAGCGCCGGCCCGGAGAGGCTCTGGCAGATCGGCTCGGCGTGGTCGGCCGCCCCGCGGGCACAGGTGTAGCTGTACCGGCCCGTCGCCCCCGAGTACCGCACGAGCATCCGCCGGCCGCACCGCCCGCACCGCAGGAGTCCGGCCAGCAGCGAGGCCCCCTGCCGCGGCGCGCCGGGGCGGTCCCGGCGGGCCCGGTTGGCCTCCAGCCGCTCCTGGTTGTCACAGAACCGCTCCCAGGTGATGTAGGCCGGCAGCCGGTCGCGGATCAGCACCAGGCACTCCTCCGGGCGGCGGACCAGCTTGCCGGTGTCGGGCCGCCCGGGCCGCTTGCGCCGCGGGTCGACCTCCCGGTGGCCGAACCGGTAGGCACCGGCGTAGGCCGGGTGGTGCAGGACGTTCGACAGCGTCGGGCGGTTCGGCCGCCGCCACTCCAACCCGCCGCGGTTGGGGCCGTGGCGGGGTCGGATCGGGATGCGGACCCCGTGGTGGACCAGGTAGCGGAGCAGGCCGTGCAGGGTACCCTCGCGGTCGAACCGGTCGAAGATCAGCCGCACGGTCGCCTGGACCTGCTCGTCGGGGTCGATCGCCCACTCGCCCGAGGCGAGGCGTACGTAGCCCAGCGGCGGGGAGCCCATCGGCTCGCCCCGGCGGGCCTTGTTGAGCCGGCCCTGGCACATCCGCTCCTTGATGACATGAAGTTCTGCCTCGTTCAACATGCCGTGCAGGCCCAGCAGGAGCCTGTCGTTGTGGTCGGCCGGGTCGTAGACGGCGTCGGCGTCGGCCAGGAGCACGCGGAAGCGGGCGCAGAGCTCGAGCAGCTGGTGCCAGTCGCGGTTGGACCGGGCCAGCCGGCTCATCTCCAGGCCGAGGATCAGCCCGACGTTGTCGAGCGCCACCTCGGCCAGCAGCCGCTGGAACCCGGGCCGGCCCTCGATCGACTGGCCGCTCTTGCCCAGGTCGTCGTCGATCGTGGTGACGCGGTCCCGTGGCCACCCGAGGGCGACGGCGCGGTCGGCCAGGGCGTACTGCCGGTCGGTGGACTCGCGGTGGTCGAGCACCTGCTGGGGTGTGGATTGGCGGACGTAGACGAAGGCCGCCCGGTCGAGATGCCAGGGCCGGAGCTTGGGCGAGCGGGTTGCGTCACTCATGGCCGGCCTCCTCGCTTCGGGTGGCCGCCAGGAGCCTGGCGAGGAGTTGGCCGAGCAGGTCGCGGAGCTGTCGCTGCCGGTCGGCCGGCAGGCGGGCCCAGATCGTCGGTGCGACCGTCGGCGGTGGGCAGGGCGCCGTCGTCAGGCGCGGGGGGGAGCGTTGTGACGGGGGGCGACGGACATGCGATGTCTCCCGATGCCGAGGTCAGGTGATGTCGGCACCACGCCGCCAGCTCAAGCAGCGCGGCGGCGCTGATCGTAACCGCCGCCGGGGGTGCTGCACCACCGGTCGCTTGAGGTGCAGTCTGCTTGGCACGTCTCGACCAGCCACCGCGCCGAGTACTGCGAGGCCCGCCCGATCGCCGCGTCGCGGCCCGCGACCGGGGCGTCGCACATCAGGACCCACTCCAGCGGCTCGACGCCCTCGGGCGGGTGCTCCTCCCAGACCCGCACCGCCGTGCAGGTCAGCCGCTCCGTGGCGTCGGCGGCCCGGCCCGGCCGCCGCGGGGCGACCGGCGCCACCGGGGTGACGCTGACCGACAGCATCGCCGACCGCGCGGCCCGGCCCGGTCGCGACCGCAACTGGAGGACGAACTGGCCGAGGGCCGCCGAGGCGGCGACCTGGCGGCGCAGCGAGCCGTCGGGCCGGCCGGTCGCCGGGTCCCTCACGATGCGGTCGCGCGCCGCGCGCACGACGAAGCCGCGTCGGGCCCGCTGGCAGCTGCGGAGGAACTCGTCGATGTCCGCCTCGCGGTCGCAGACCCGCACCCAGCGGACCGCGGCCCCCTCGGGGGCCGGGCCGACCCGCTCGGTGGCCCGCTCCCAGGCCTTAGGCGGGTCGGTCGGCTTGCGGGCCGGCGGCCGACGGCGGGTCGTGCCGGCCGGCAAGGGTGCTCGGACGTCGGACTGCTGGTCGGCCAGGCCGAGGACCTCCAGGGCGGGCCGCCGGCCGTGCGCGTCGGGGCGGACCTGCCCCGGCCAACGGGCCGCCAGGACGGTGTGCAGGTGGAATCCCGTCTGGCCCCGCCCGGAGTAGCCGACCGTACCCAGGCCGGGGACCGGCCGGCGGCCGGGGTAGGAGATGACGGTCGTGTCCTCGATCAGCAGGGAGGTCCCCCGCTGTCGAAGGGCCTCGGCCACGAGCCCGCGGTGCCCGGCCTGGAGGCGCTCGGGGGTGGCGTCGGCGTGGTCGAACAGGTGGTAGGCCGCCTTGATGTCGTAGCGGTCCTCGAACGGAGCCGGGATGCTGCGACCGGGCCGGTCGGCCCAGGCCCCGGCGATCCGGACGACCCTGCGGACGCGGCGGACATCGGCGAGGTCGGCCCCCGCGAAGTGGGCCGAGGCCCAACGGGTCGGCTCAGGTTCGGGGGGAATCGGCCGCTCCATCGCCGGGCCTCCTCACCAAGGGGACGAGAGCGCGGAGGAGAAGCTTCGACCATGCTACCAAGATTTGGGGAATGACAAGCGAAGACGTGAACATGCCACCTGACGGGATTC carries:
- a CDS encoding SpoIIE family protein phosphatase, with the translated sequence MRRISIRYIGPLLFVVPVIAVIVALQLVSEWEIRKSVDELAGRVVDQVTERVEQRLDGDLSIAVQLTRQAELMVEEGTLDPADLRSWRPAFHDMLVAFPMVDSLAFGTPDGRATWVIRYPGEAGLEFAIEDDQTSGEIVEYTLDGAGEPGERLGSYAFDTTSRPWYEAAVEAGGPTWSAIYPWVRRDGGISTLGIAYCRPVRDDGGELIGVLSADLALLGLSAFLRSVEVSETGQSFLVGPDGNLIAASADVAVARPEGGRVPASEADDPIIRAVDGRVSAQYGSFGQVDRHLGFRMPIDGERYRVEVEPLQNPWELDWRTVVVVPESEVTGALDAVRRRAWLIGGLVALSTLGLGIVASQAMVRPVLRLVEGVRAIGSGDLDHHVAVSGTKEFAQLSDELNRMAGDLKDRLKIRQSLALAMEIQQKLLPAEPPAITGLDIAGHSTYCDETGGDYYDFLELDETAQGDLIVVLGDVMGHGVAAALLMATARGILRSRAAETGSLGELLTHVNRQLEADTGGERFMTMILMVVDVRRGTIRWSSAGHDEPILYDPEADRFAELPEINGLPLGVMDDSTYGEASLDGLAPGRILLVGVGVSKVGGKSRTTGVADGIDGFHPQPRTDIPPCAPPIRA
- a CDS encoding IS4 family transposase; the encoded protein is MKTGLGAERLQLETAGRLFAAVAIMGVVAWRLIALKERLRSDPEAPAERSGLDQLELEVLRRELGRPIGTVREVVLAAGRLGGHMNRKRDGMPGWQTLWIGMLRLRTLAEGVRLGRDLRFGE
- a CDS encoding type II toxin-antitoxin system HicA family toxin produces the protein MPRPPDGFRLARTTGSHHIFSHPDIPELVNLQEAGGEAKPYQVRQFLRLIERHNLTLDDPE
- a CDS encoding DUF4339 domain-containing protein, whose translation is MATSWFYRDGDNTEVGPYTPRQFAELVRLGEITPVTKVRRDGRRWHPAGKVRGLMEHVAATQIAAAEPAAAADTDPPWESLGGNGAGNEDANDAGPAEASPVPGGSVMDLQISFGAMKVRPWSVRAVWEAGGERKLVRLNRNVPPVARLEQADDATKRAVLHRIAVYAAVASPVRISTRFFGAVVTRLMGEAEDVGPQAEAVAAALERAVARGTVGDEDRACILGQVAIPGPSLHSRPSPAVAVIEGPSAPRRGIVTRNGLPCCANCGRQVSLRRGYCRSCGQAVNDPLTMILIRVAAIFLAIVMGAIKKSLN
- a CDS encoding IS4/Tn5 family transposase DNA-binding protein, with product MERPIPPEPEPTRWASAHFAGADLADVRRVRRVVRIAGAWADRPGRSIPAPFEDRYDIKAAYHLFDHADATPERLQAGHRGLVAEALRQRGTSLLIEDTTVISYPGRRPVPGLGTVGYSGRGQTGFHLHTVLAARWPGQVRPDAHGRRPALEVLGLADQQSDVRAPLPAGTTRRRPPARKPTDPPKAWERATERVGPAPEGAAVRWVRVCDREADIDEFLRSCQRARRGFVVRAARDRIVRDPATGRPDGSLRRQVAASAALGQFVLQLRSRPGRAARSAMLSVSVTPVAPVAPRRPGRAADATERLTCTAVRVWEEHPPEGVEPLEWVLMCDAPVAGRDAAIGRASQYSARWLVETCQADCTSSDRWCSTPGGGYDQRRRAA
- a CDS encoding recombinase family protein, with amino-acid sequence MSDATRSPKLRPWHLDRAAFVYVRQSTPQQVLDHRESTDRQYALADRAVALGWPRDRVTTIDDDLGKSGQSIEGRPGFQRLLAEVALDNVGLILGLEMSRLARSNRDWHQLLELCARFRVLLADADAVYDPADHNDRLLLGLHGMLNEAELHVIKERMCQGRLNKARRGEPMGSPPLGYVRLASGEWAIDPDEQVQATVRLIFDRFDREGTLHGLLRYLVHHGVRIPIRPRHGPNRGGLEWRRPNRPTLSNVLHHPAYAGAYRFGHREVDPRRKRPGRPDTGKLVRRPEECLVLIRDRLPAYITWERFCDNQERLEANRARRDRPGAPRQGASLLAGLLRCGRCGRRMLVRYSGATGRYSYTCARGAADHAEPICQSLSGPALDGLVAGRVLAAVEPAALEASLAAVAEVERERSELARHWRLRLERAGCEADRAARQYQACEPENRLVGRELERRWEEALRAQRRLEDEHERWRGSAPGRLSPDDERTIRSLAGDLPAVWQATTTTPAERQRIARLLIDHVSVTVDKASERVDVTLHWSGGMTESHAMSRPVKRYDLLADYPRLVERLRGWRAERLSPAAMAERLNVEGFRPPKRAERFTRGMVQRLLWHLGLARTPFGSPAGLGRDEYRPSSLARRLGVSRDTVRRWVRVGWLTAHRDAQGHHVIWADGSELRRLRELRRLPRTWANKGRLAELTRPRPRPGR